CGCCGCCATCTTGCGCCACAGCGCGATGCCGGCGCGCGGGTCGTAGCCGGCGCGCGACGAAATATCCAGGCCCACCAGGTCGGCCTCGCGCTCTTCGTCGCGCGAGAACTTCAGCACCAGGAACTGGCCGGCATAGTTGGCGGCGGTGCCGGTGATGTTCGGGTCGACCCCGAAGATCCCCGACAGCAGCGCGCCGCCGACGCGCGCGCCCAAAGCGGTGACATTGGTCTTGGCCAGGCGCTCGCGCCCGTGTTCGCGCAGCGCGTGCGCGATCTCGTGGCCCATGACGGCCGCCACTTCGTCGTCGTTCAGGTTCAGCTGCTCGATGATGCCGGTATAGAAGCCGATACGGCCGCCCGGCATGCAGAAGGCGTTGACCTGGTCGGACTTGAACAGGTTGACCTGCCATTCCCATTTGCTGGCGGCCGGATTCCAGCGCGTGGTCTGCGGGATGATGCGCTGGGCGATGACGCGCAGGCGTTTCAGCTGCGGGTCGCCTTCCGGCGCCAGCACGCCCTTCTGCTTGGCTTCGCCCACCATCTCGGTGTATTGCTGGCGCGCGGCTTCGTTGACCTGTTCTTCGGGCGCCAGCACGCGCATGCGCGACAGCGGCTTGACCGCGATGCCGTCCTGGACCACCTGGCTATTGTCCTGGGCAAGGCCCAGGCTGGTGGCGCTCATCAGGGTAAGGCAAAGGGCAAGGCGTTTCAGTTTTATCATCTCGTCACCGACAGGCTGTTGTTAGCAGCGCCATCCTCTCAGAAATTATTCAAAATGGGCAACACGCCCGCGCAGGATTGCCGAGGATCATGGCCCATAAGTCGCGTCCGCTCAAGCCGCGAACGCACATAAGCGTCATTACAGCGCTGGCGTTGCTTTCTTGCGCAAACGGAATACCGCCAGGCTGCCGCGCAGGTTCGGCAGGAATGTAACGACCTCGCCATCGGCCAGCGCCACGCACTCCAGCACTTCAAGGCCGCACGACACCGCCAGTTCCTGGAAATCGTAGATCGTGGCATACCGCACATTTGGCGTGTCATACCATTTATAGGGCAGCGAACGCGACATCGGCATGCGGCCCTTGAGCAGCGCAAGCCGGTGCGGCCAGTGCGCGAAATTGGGGAAGGACACGATGGCCTCGGTCCCCACCCGCACGATATCGCGCAGCAGCGCCTCGACGTGCTGCATCATCTGCAGCGAATTCAGGCACAGCACGGTGTCGAAGGTATTGTCGCCGAACAGGCCCAACCCCTTCTCCATATCGTGCTGGATCACGTTGATGCCGCGCGTGGTGCTCTCCAATACCTTGTCGTCGGCGATCTCGAGGCCATAGCCCGAGCAGCGCTTGCCGGATTCCAGGTAGCGCAGCATGGCGCCGTCGCCGCAGCCGACGTCCAGCACGTGGGCGCCCTCGCCCACCCAGTGCGCGATGAAGGCCAGGTCGGGGCGCAGGGTATTCAGGTCGTCGAAGTTCATGCGACCTCCAGCGCGATGCGGTTGTAATAGGCGCGCACCACGTTCATATAGCGTGCATCCTCGAGCAGGAAGGCGTCGTGGCCGTGCGGCGCGTCGATCTCGGCATAGCTGACGCGGCGCCGGTTGGAGATCAACGCTTCGACGATCTCGCGGCTGCGCTCGGGCGAGAAGCGCCAGTCGGTGGTGAACGAGGCGAGCAGGAACTGGGCCTTCGTTCCCGCCAGCGCCTTCGTCAGGTCGCCGCCATGCTCGCGCGCCGGATCGAAGTAATCCAGCGCCTTGGTGATCAACAAATAGGTGTTGGCGTCGAAGTATTCCGAAAACTTGTCGCCCTGGTAGCGCAAATAGGACTCGATCTCGAAGTCGATCCCAAAGTCGAAGTTGTAGTCGTTGGTTTCGGCCGCGTTGCGCAGCTTGCGTCCGAATTTCTCGGCCATGTCGTCGTTCGACAGGTAGGTGATGTGGCCGACCATGCGCGCCACTTTCAGGCCGTTCTTCGGCACCACGCCGTGCTCGTAGAAGTCGCCGCCGCGGTAGTCCGGATCGGTCAGGATCGCCTGGCGCGCAACGTCGTTGAAGGCGATGTTCTGGGCCGACAGCTTGGGCGTGGAGGCGATCACGATGCAGTGGCGCAGGCGCTCGGGGAACATGATGCTCCACGACAGGGCCTGCATGCCGCCCAGCGAGCCGCCCATCACGGCGGCGAATTGTTCGATGCCGAGGCGGTCGGCCAGGCGCGCCTGGGCCGCGACCCAGTCTTCGACCGTCACCAGCGGGAAGGCGGCGCCATACGGCTTGCCGGTGGCCGGGTTCACGTGCATCGGGCCGGTCGAGCCGAAGCAGGAACCGAGGTTGTTGATGCCGATGACGAAGAAGCGGTCGGTGTCGACCGGCTTGCCCGGGCCGACCATATTGTCCCACCAGCCTGCGCTTTTCGGCGTGGCATAGTGGCCGGCCACGTGGTGCGAGGCGTTGAGCGCATGGCAGATCAGCACCGCGTTCGACTTGTCGGCGTTGAGCGTGCCATAGGTTTCATACATCAGCGTGTAGTCGCCGAGCTGGGCGCCGCTCTGCAGGCGCAGGGGTTCGGCGAAATGCATCGCCTGCGGTGTGACTATTCCAAGAGATCCCATGGGGGTATTCAAATGTGTTGGGTGGTGCACGCGGCCGCCGGGAGCGCGGCCGCGGTGAAAAATCAGAGGGTCTGCAACTGCTCGACCGCGCTGGCGATCTCGCCCGGCTCCATCGCGCGCAGGATGCGCCGGGTACGGGTGGTGACCGCGCCCAGGTCGGTGTTCAATATCTCTTGCTTCACCGCCAGCAGCTGCGCCGGATGCATCGAGAACTCGCGCAAGCCCATGCCCAGCAACAGGCGGGTGAGCTTGACGTCGCCGGCCATCTCGCCGCAGACCGCCACGTCCAGGCCAGCCTTGCGGCCAGTGGCGATGGTCGAGGCGATCAGCTGCAATACGGCCGGGTGCAGCGGATTATACAGGTGCGCCACTTCGTAATCGACCCGGTCGATCGCCAGCAGATACTGGATCAGGTCATTCGTGCCGATCGACAGGAAATCCATGCGCCGCACGAACAGCGGCAACGCCAGCGCCGCGGCCGGGATCTCGATCATGGCGCCGACCTCGATGCCCTCGTCGTATTTGATACTCTCGTCGCGCAGCTGGGCCTTGGCCTGCTCGATCATGTTCAGGGTCTGGTCGATCTCGAAGGCATGCGCCAGCATCGGGATCAGGATCTTCACCTTGCCGAAGGCCGACGCGCGCAGGATGGCGCGCAACTGGGTCAGGAACATCTGCGGCTCGGCCAGGCAGTAGCGGATCGCGCGCAGGCCCAGGGCCGGATTGAGCGCGGTCTGGTCGGTCTGGTCGAGCGGCTTGTCGGCGCCGACGTCGAGCGTGCGGATCGTCACCGGGCGGCCCTTCATCGCCAGCACCGCCTTGCGGTACTGCTCGAACTGCTCGTCTTCGTCCGGAATCAGGAGGCCCTGGGCGCCGCGGCCCATGAACAGGAATTCGGAGCGGAACAGGCCGACGCCGTTGGCGCCCGCCTCCAGCGCGGCCGGGCAGTCGTCGGGCAGTTCGATATTGGCCAGTAGCGTGATCGGGGTGCCGTCCTGGGTCACGGCCGGCGTCTTCTTGAGCTTGAGCAGGCGCTTTCTCGCCTTGGCCAGCGCCGCCTGGCGCTCGCGGTACTGTTCGAGCACCAGCTGGCTCGGATTGCAGATCACCACGCCGGCGTCGCCGTCGACGATCACCCAATCGTCCTGCTCGACCAGGCGCGAAGCCTGGTCCATGCCCACCACGGCCGGGATGTCCAGGCTGCGCGCGACGATGGCGGTGTGCGAGTTCTGGCCGCCGACGTCGGTCACGAAGCCGATGAACGATGGCGTCCCGCCGTCGCGCTCGCGGAAGGCGAGCATGTCGGCCGGCGAGATATCGTGCGCCACCACGATCATCTGCGGCGGCGGCTGGTCTTCGTCGACCACGATCGGCGGCACGTTCAGGGCGCTGCCGGTCAGGACCTTCAATACGCGATCGGCCACCTGCTGGATGTCGTGCTTGCGCTCGCGCAGGTACTCGTCTTCGATCTCGTCGAACTGCGCCGAGAGTTCGTCGATCTGCGTCACCAGCGCCCACTCGGCGTTGTAGTGGCGCGCGCGGATGATGTCGAGCGGCGCCTCCGAGATCATCGGGTCGGACAGGATCAGGGCATGGACGTCGATGAAGGCGCCCAGCTCGGTCGGGGCATCCTTGGGCAGGTCGGTCCACAGCTCCTGCAGGTTGCGGTGCACGGCGGCGATCGCGTCCTGCAGGCGGCGCACCTCGTTCTCGACCTGGTCGTCGGCCACGATGTAGTGCTTGACGTCGAGCGCGGCCGGCGTCAGCAGGTGGGCGCGGCCGATCGCGATCCCGCGCGAGACCGGTATGCCGTGAAGGAGGAAGGAGGCCATCGAAGATTCCGCCGTGCGCAGTGCTACCGCATCCAGCGGCATTACTCGCCTTCGCCGAACTTGTCGTTGACCAGGGCCGCCAGGGCGGCGACGGCGGCTTCTTCATCCTTGCCGTCGGCTTCCAGGGTGACCTTGGCGCCCTTGCCGGCGGCCAGCATCATGACGCCCATGATCGACTTGGCATTGATGCGGCGGCCGTTGCGGGTGAGCCAGACGTCGCTCTGGTACTTGGCGGCCAGTTGCGTGAACTTGGCGGATGCGCGGGCGTGCAGTCCCAGCTTGTTGATGATCTCGAGTTCTTGTTGAATCATATTCGCTTTATCGTTGGTCTTGTCGAATCGCGCCCCCCGGCGCATGCACTACCGGCCTGCCATGGCCGCCTACCCTACCCGGATCCGGTTATCCACCCGCACCGCGCCGTTCTGGGCGCCCGCCAGCGCCATCTCGACCACCACGTCGAGCGTGTCGCGCCGATACGTGATCGCCCGCAGCAGCATCGGCAGGCTGATGCCAGCGATGACTTCCACGTGGCCGGCGTCGGCCAGCGAGTTGCAGCAATTGGACGGCGTGCCGCCCTTGACGTCGGTGATCACCAGCACCCCGTCGCCTTCGTCGAGGCGCGCGATCGCCTCGCGCGCGAGGCCGTTGACCTCGCCGATGTCCTGGTCGGCGGCCACGTCGATCGCCTCGAAGCGCTCGGTCGGACCGCGGAACACGTGCGCCACTGCCGCGATGAAAGCCTGGCCCAGCGGCGCGTGGGTCAGGAGCAGGATGCCTACCATGATGTTATTTGTTTACCTTTTGTTCGACCGCGTCGATGAACATCGCGGCCACGTCGAATCCGGCCTGGTCATGGATCTCCTGGAAACAGGTCGGGCTGGTCACGTTGACTTCGGTCAAGAAGTCGCCGATCACGTCTAATCCTACCAGCAACAGGCCGCGCTCGGCCAGCACCGGGCCAATGGCTTCGGCGATCTCGCGCTCGCGCGGGCTGATCGGCTGGGCCACGCCCAGGCCGCCGGCGGCGAGGTTGCCGCGCACTTCGCCACCCTGCGGGATGCGCGCCAGCACGAAGGGCACCGGCTTGCCGCCGATGACCAGCACCCGTTTGTCGCCCTTCTCGATGGCCGGGATGAATTTCTGGGCCATGATGGTGTTGCGGCCATTGTCGGTGAGCGTTTCGATGATCGCGCCCAGGTTCAGTCCATCGCTTTTCACCCGGAAGATGCCGGCGCCCCCCATCCCGTCCAGCGGCTTGAAGATCACGTCGCCGTGCTTGGCGTGGAAGGCGCGCAGGCGCGCTGCGTCGGACGTGACCATGGTCGGCGAGGTGTAGTCGCTGAACTGGCCGATGGCCATCTTTTCGTTGTGGTCGCGGATCGCGCGCGGGCTGTTGATCACGCACACGCCCTGGCGCTCGGCCAGTTCCAGCAGATAAGTGCCGTAGACATATTCCATGTCGAACGGCGGATCCTTGCGCTCGAGGATGGCGTCGAATTCGCCCAGGTTGACGTCCACCGCCGGATCGGCTCGGTACCATTCGTCGGCATCGCCCGTGAGGTGGATTTGCGCCACGCGCGCGCTGACGACGCCTTGTTCGAGCACCATGTCGCGCTGCTCGAAGTGGTAGATGGCATGGCCACGCCGCGCCGCCTCGCGCATCATGGCGAAGGTCGAATCCTTGTAAATCTTGAATCCGGACAGAGGGTCGGCGAGAAAGGCGATTTTCATGGGGCGTCCATTCGAGGTAATGCCTGATTTTAGCCCGAAACGGCAAATCTCGCGGACCGGGGCCTCATCCGTTCAGACTTGAAAATGCATCCCGGCAATTTGTCGGGTATCACGCGACGCGACTGAGACACCTCAAGCATGTCAATACGATCACGGAGGAGGATGGAGGCATGGATACCCAACCAAGCCAACAGGCCGAGCAGGAGCGCATCGAAGACGTCTATCGCAACTGGCATGGCGGCGCCGCGCTGGCGCGCTATGCCTGGCACCGGCCCGAGATCCTGCAGCAGGTGGCGGCGCGTGCGCGCGGCTTTGCCGAACTGCTTTCGTGCACGGTCGGTTCAGACCTGTCTGCCGTACAAGTACTCGACGTCGGCTGCGGCACCGGCGGCTTCCTGCGCCAGATGATCGACTGGGGCGCCAAGCCAGGCAACCTCACCGGCACCGAGCTGCAAAAAGACCGGCTCGATCATGCGCGCCGATGTACGGCGCACGGGGTGCGCTGGCACCTGGGCACGCTCGACGCGCTGCCGCCGGCGGGCTACGACCTCGTCACGGCGCAAACGGTGTTTTCCTCGGTGCTCGATCCGGCCCTGCGGCGCGAACTCGCGGCCCAGATGTGGAGCGCGCTGCGCCCGGGCGGCTGGTGCCTGGTGTTCGATTTTCGCTACGATAACCCACGCAACCGCAATGTGCGCCGTGTCACGCGGGCCGAGCTGCAAGCCTGGTGGCCGGGACGCGAACAGCGCTACCGCAGCCTGGTGCTGGCGCCGCCCATCCACCGGCTGCTGGCCGTCGCGCCGTACATGGTGTCAGAGCTGTTAACGGCGCTGGCGCCGGTGCTGCGCTCGCACTTCATGTATGTAGTGCGCAAGGATGAATGAACCGGCGCCAACCATGTACCAGCGGCGCCGGCCAGCCCCGGTCAATAAACTTCCGGATTCGGATCGGTGCGTTCCATCTCCAGCGACGCCGCCAGCATGCCCAGGCGCGCCACGACGCCATACACATAGAAGCGGTTCGGCGCCGCCGTGCCCGGCTTGGCTTTCAGGTCGGGCACCGCATGCTGCTGGGCGAAGGCCAGCGGCACGTATTGCGAGCCCGGCGAATTCAGGTTCTGGTCGATGCCGCGTTCGGCGTGCACGCGGTAGAAGCCGCCCACCACATAGCGGTCGATCATGTACACCACCGGTTCGGCCACGGCGTCGTCGATCGATTCGAACGTGGGCACGCCTTCCTGGATGATCAGGTCGGTCACGGCCACGCCATCCTTGATCACCGACATGCGGGCGCGCTGGGCCGGGGTCAGGTCGCGCACCTCGCTGGCGTCCTTGATGGTCATCACGCCCATGCCATAAGTGCCGGCGTCGGGCTTCAGGATCACGAAGGGCTTGCGCTCCTTCATGCCATATTCCTTGTACTTCTTCTTGATCTTCGAGAACAGCGCCGACACATTGTCGGCCAGCTCCTCGGTGCCGACGTTTTCGCGCAGGTCGACCTCGCCGCACTTGCTGTGCAGCGGGTTGACCAGCCACGGATCGATGTCGATCAGCTTGCCGAACTTCTTGGCCACCTCGTCGAAGGCCTTCAGGTGGTTGCTCTTGCGGCGCAGCGCCCAGCCCGCATGCAGCGGCGGCAGCAGCGATTGCTCGTGCACGTTCTCGAGGATGGCCGGGATTCCTGCCGAGAGGTCATTGTTCAGCAGGATGGTGCAGGGATCGAAATCGGCCAGGCCGACGCGGCGCCCGTTGGGCGAGCGCACCAGCGGCTCTACCACCAGCATATTGCCGTCAGGCAGGGCTAGCGGCGTCGGCTCGGTGACGTCCGGCGAGAACGAACCCAGGCGTACGTGCAGACCGGTCTGGCGGAAGATCTGCATCAGGCGCGCCACGTTCTGCAGGTACAACGGGTTGCGCGTATTCGTCTCCGGGACCAGGATCAGGTTGCGCGCGTCCGGGCAATACTTGTCGATCGCCGCCATCGCGGCCTGCACCGTCAGCGGCAGCATCTCGGTGGGCAGGTTGTTGAAGCCGCCCGGGAACAGGTTGGTGTCGACCGGCGCCAGTTTATAGCCGGCATTGCGCAGGTCGACCGAGCAATAAAACGGCGGTGTGTGCTCCTGCCACTCGAGCCGGAACCAGCGCTCGATGGCGGGCGTGGCTTCGAGAATCTTCTTTTCCAGGTCGAGCAGCGGACCGGTCTGGGCGGTGGCGAGGTGCGGAACCATGTAGGACGTCCTTGTTATGCGCTTCTTGTTGTTAATAATTCGGATATGTCATATGGGGTGCACCTGCCCTTTTTAAAGAGGCGTTGCCAATAACGCAAAAACGTCATCCCCGCGGAGGCGGGGACCCAAGTTCCCTGCACTGGCACTACGTAAAACGTAGCCACCATGCTAGCAAACTTGGGTCCCCGCCTGCGCGGGGACGACGTACTTGTACTGCTAACGCTTGTGCTGCTGGACTATATCAGTAACGGTACGCCGATTCGCCGTGGCTGGTAATGTCCAGGCCCTCGCGCTCTTCGTCTTCAGGCACCCGCAGGCCGATCACGATGTCGACCAGCTTGAAGGCGATGAAGGCCACGATCGCCGACCAGACGACGGTCACGACCACGCCGTGCGCCTGCACCAGCACCTGGCTGCCGATCGAGTAGCCGGTGGCCATGGCATTGGTGGTGTAGTCCCACACGCCCTGGCCGCCCAGCGACGGCGCCGCGAACACGCCGGTCAGCAGTGCGCCCAGGATGCCGCCCACGCCGTGCACTCCAAACACGTCGAGCGAATCGTCGGCGCGCAGCATGCGCTTCAGGCCGGTCACGCCCCACAGGCAGATGATACCAGCCAGCAGGCCCATGACCAAGGCGCCCATCGGCCCCACGAAGCCGGCGCCCGGGGTGATCGCCACCAGGCCCGAGATGGCGCCCGAGGCGGCGCCCAGCATCGAAGGTTTACGCTTGAAGATCCACTCGCCGGCGGCCCACGACACGGTGGCGGCGGCGGTTGCAAGCAGGGTGTTGATGAAGGCCAGCGCCGCGACGTCGCCCGCTTCGAGCGCCGAACCGGCGTTGAAGCCGAACCAGCCGACCCACAGCAGCGAGGCGCCGACCATCGTCATCGGCAGCGAGTGCGGAGCCATCGATTCCTTGCCATAGCCGACGCGCTTGCCGATCACGTAGGCGCCGACCAGGCCGGCTACGGCCGAGTTGATGTGCACCACGGTGCCGCCCGCGAAGTCGAGCGCGCCCTGCTGCCACAGGTAGCCCGCGCCGGCGCTGACGGTGGCCAGCGAAGCGGCATCGGTGATCGCGTCCGGACCGGCCCAGAACCAGACCATGTGCGCCATCGGCAGGTAGGCGAAAGTGAACCAGATCACGATGAAGGCCAGCACCGCGGCGAACTTGGCGCGTTCGGCGAACGAGCCGACGATCAGCGCGCAGGTGATGGCGGCGAAGGTGCCCTGGAAGGCGACGAAGATGAACTCGGGGATCATCACCTCTTTGGTAAACGTCGCGCCCATCGAGAAGGTGCCGGCGACCGGGTCCCAGATGCCCTGCAGGAAGGCGCGGTCGAAGCCGCCGATGAAGGCATTGTTACCGGTGAAGGCCAGCGAGTAGCCGTACAGGCACCACAGCACGATGATCAGCGAAAACACCATCATGACCTGCATCAGGACCGACAGCATGTTCTTGGCGCGCACCATGCCGCCGTAGAACAACGCCAGGCCCGGGATTACCATCATGATGACCAGCAGGGTGGCGACGAACATCCAGGCGGTATCCCCTTTGTTGATGGACGGCGCCGCCATGGCCGGGAGGGCCAGGCCCAGGCCCAGCATGGCGGACAGGATTTTTGTCGTTATATGCTTCATGAACACTTTCCTTCTTACAGTGCGTCGTTGCCGGTCTCGCCGGTGCGGATACGGATGACCTGGGACAGGTCGGCCACGAAGATCTTGCCGTCACCGATCTTGCCGGTGCGGGCGGCGCCCTGGATCGCATCGATTACCTGGTCGACGATGGCATCGTCGACGGCGGCTTCGATCTTGATCTTGGGCAGGAAATCGACAACGTACTCGGCGCCACGGTACAGCTCGGTGTGGCCCTTCTGGCGACCGAAACCCTTCACTTCGGTCACCGTCATGCCTTGCACGTTGATTTCCGACAGCGCTTCACGCACTTCGTCGAGCTTGAAGGGCTTGATGATGGCGGTAATCATTTTCATGGTATTGCCTCTTTTGCTATCAAAAAGTTTTTGACACGGACAGCACGGCGGCCGATTTGCCCAGGTTCTTGCCTTCCGGACTCAGGTAGGCGTCGGTATTCGCCTTGTGCCAGGCCAGGGCCACGGTGGCGACCCCGAAGTCCTTCGTTACGCCAACCCGGTAGTCGGTGTACGACGCCGGGCTGTTGTTCTTGACGCGCTGGCGGCCGACGTGCAGGTTGAGCAGGAAGCCATTGCCCACGTCGATGTCGGCGCCCACGTCCAGGTATCCGCTCTGCTTGCTGTCGGCGGTCCCGAACAGATTGGTCGTCGAGTGCGAATACTTGATGTAGGCGGGACCGAAGCCGAGTCGGCCATACAGCTCGAAGGTGTTCGCGCTCGGATCCAGGCTATTGTCCGGATAGTAGTAATACAGTCCTCCGACGTCGTAGCTGACCGTGTCGGTCAGCTGGCCGCGCTTGCCGGCGTAGACGTCCCATTCGATATTGCCGTCGCCACCCAGATCCTTGGTCCATTTGATGGTGGACAGCCAAGTGCCTACGTAAAAGCCGGATGGGCTATGGACGTAGTCGACGCCGCCTTGCACGGCAGGGTCGAAATCGGTTTGCGCAAGACCGCGGTAACGGTATTCGCTGGTGATGCTCGCGTTGTAGCTCACCTGGTGTTCGGCGGGTTGTTCCTGTGCCATGGCCGGGATGCTGGTGAAAGCCAGAATCGCCAGGCTGATTGCGTTAAATTTTGCATTGCACTTCATGACAAACCCCCTTGATGAACAATTACTGCGTTTGGAATCCTTTTTTATCTCTCCACCCTTCGTTTAGCAGGATGTGTGCCAGCTCATAAAGCATGAAAAATGGCCTTGTTTTTTTGGTAAACACGCACCACATACGATTTGCTCCAATACAATCGACCGCGAAAGGCGTCCGCCGGTTCGCGCGACGCACCAAATCAGGCCTGTTTGCACCGCGCTGGTGCATGCAGCCTCGTCAGAAAGGGATAGGGATATGAACAACAGCAACTTCTTCAGCGATTTGCAGGGCAAGATCAACCAGGCGCTCGAAAGTGGACCGGCCAAGGACATCGAGCGCAACGTCAAGGCGGCGATGACTTCGGGCTTCGCCAAGCTCGACCTGGTCACGCGCGAGGAATTCGATATCCAGGCCCAGGTGCTGGCCAAGACCCGCGCCAAGCTGGAAGCGCTCGAACTGCGCGTGATCGAGCTCGAAGCACGCCTGGCCGGCGGCGCGTCGACCACATCATCGGCAGCGGCATCGACCACCCCACCGCCCGGCGCCGCGCCGTCGGCCACCGCGCCGTTCCCGGCCCAGCCCGAGGATCCGACCATCGTGCTGCCGCCAAGCCTGGACAAATCGGGCGACACGCCGATCAACAAACCCTGAACAGGGGTGCATTCATGGACA
This portion of the Telluria beijingensis genome encodes:
- a CDS encoding M48 family metallopeptidase — encoded protein: MIKLKRLALCLTLMSATSLGLAQDNSQVVQDGIAVKPLSRMRVLAPEEQVNEAARQQYTEMVGEAKQKGVLAPEGDPQLKRLRVIAQRIIPQTTRWNPAASKWEWQVNLFKSDQVNAFCMPGGRIGFYTGIIEQLNLNDDEVAAVMGHEIAHALREHGRERLAKTNVTALGARVGGALLSGIFGVDPNITGTAANYAGQFLVLKFSRDEEREADLVGLDISSRAGYDPRAGIALWRKMAALNQSAPLEIFSTHPGGETRIKDMEAHMNVLLPLYARAKNTTVAKLPAYKSAALK
- the metW gene encoding methionine biosynthesis protein MetW, whose amino-acid sequence is MNFDDLNTLRPDLAFIAHWVGEGAHVLDVGCGDGAMLRYLESGKRCSGYGLEIADDKVLESTTRGINVIQHDMEKGLGLFGDNTFDTVLCLNSLQMMQHVEALLRDIVRVGTEAIVSFPNFAHWPHRLALLKGRMPMSRSLPYKWYDTPNVRYATIYDFQELAVSCGLEVLECVALADGEVVTFLPNLRGSLAVFRLRKKATPAL
- the metX gene encoding homoserine O-succinyltransferase MetX, with amino-acid sequence MGSLGIVTPQAMHFAEPLRLQSGAQLGDYTLMYETYGTLNADKSNAVLICHALNASHHVAGHYATPKSAGWWDNMVGPGKPVDTDRFFVIGINNLGSCFGSTGPMHVNPATGKPYGAAFPLVTVEDWVAAQARLADRLGIEQFAAVMGGSLGGMQALSWSIMFPERLRHCIVIASTPKLSAQNIAFNDVARQAILTDPDYRGGDFYEHGVVPKNGLKVARMVGHITYLSNDDMAEKFGRKLRNAAETNDYNFDFGIDFEIESYLRYQGDKFSEYFDANTYLLITKALDYFDPAREHGGDLTKALAGTKAQFLLASFTTDWRFSPERSREIVEALISNRRRVSYAEIDAPHGHDAFLLEDARYMNVVRAYYNRIALEVA
- the ptsP gene encoding phosphoenolpyruvate--protein phosphotransferase yields the protein MASFLLHGIPVSRGIAIGRAHLLTPAALDVKHYIVADDQVENEVRRLQDAIAAVHRNLQELWTDLPKDAPTELGAFIDVHALILSDPMISEAPLDIIRARHYNAEWALVTQIDELSAQFDEIEDEYLRERKHDIQQVADRVLKVLTGSALNVPPIVVDEDQPPPQMIVVAHDISPADMLAFRERDGGTPSFIGFVTDVGGQNSHTAIVARSLDIPAVVGMDQASRLVEQDDWVIVDGDAGVVICNPSQLVLEQYRERQAALAKARKRLLKLKKTPAVTQDGTPITLLANIELPDDCPAALEAGANGVGLFRSEFLFMGRGAQGLLIPDEDEQFEQYRKAVLAMKGRPVTIRTLDVGADKPLDQTDQTALNPALGLRAIRYCLAEPQMFLTQLRAILRASAFGKVKILIPMLAHAFEIDQTLNMIEQAKAQLRDESIKYDEGIEVGAMIEIPAAALALPLFVRRMDFLSIGTNDLIQYLLAIDRVDYEVAHLYNPLHPAVLQLIASTIATGRKAGLDVAVCGEMAGDVKLTRLLLGMGLREFSMHPAQLLAVKQEILNTDLGAVTTRTRRILRAMEPGEIASAVEQLQTL
- a CDS encoding HPr family phosphocarrier protein, producing MIQQELEIINKLGLHARASAKFTQLAAKYQSDVWLTRNGRRINAKSIMGVMMLAAGKGAKVTLEADGKDEEAAVAALAALVNDKFGEGE
- a CDS encoding PTS sugar transporter subunit IIA: MVGILLLTHAPLGQAFIAAVAHVFRGPTERFEAIDVAADQDIGEVNGLAREAIARLDEGDGVLVITDVKGGTPSNCCNSLADAGHVEVIAGISLPMLLRAITYRRDTLDVVVEMALAGAQNGAVRVDNRIRVG
- the gshB gene encoding glutathione synthase, with product MKIAFLADPLSGFKIYKDSTFAMMREAARRGHAIYHFEQRDMVLEQGVVSARVAQIHLTGDADEWYRADPAVDVNLGEFDAILERKDPPFDMEYVYGTYLLELAERQGVCVINSPRAIRDHNEKMAIGQFSDYTSPTMVTSDAARLRAFHAKHGDVIFKPLDGMGGAGIFRVKSDGLNLGAIIETLTDNGRNTIMAQKFIPAIEKGDKRVLVIGGKPVPFVLARIPQGGEVRGNLAAGGLGVAQPISPREREIAEAIGPVLAERGLLLVGLDVIGDFLTEVNVTSPTCFQEIHDQAGFDVAAMFIDAVEQKVNK
- a CDS encoding class I SAM-dependent methyltransferase — protein: MDTQPSQQAEQERIEDVYRNWHGGAALARYAWHRPEILQQVAARARGFAELLSCTVGSDLSAVQVLDVGCGTGGFLRQMIDWGAKPGNLTGTELQKDRLDHARRCTAHGVRWHLGTLDALPPAGYDLVTAQTVFSSVLDPALRRELAAQMWSALRPGGWCLVFDFRYDNPRNRNVRRVTRAELQAWWPGREQRYRSLVLAPPIHRLLAVAPYMVSELLTALAPVLRSHFMYVVRKDE
- the gshA gene encoding glutamate--cysteine ligase encodes the protein MVPHLATAQTGPLLDLEKKILEATPAIERWFRLEWQEHTPPFYCSVDLRNAGYKLAPVDTNLFPGGFNNLPTEMLPLTVQAAMAAIDKYCPDARNLILVPETNTRNPLYLQNVARLMQIFRQTGLHVRLGSFSPDVTEPTPLALPDGNMLVVEPLVRSPNGRRVGLADFDPCTILLNNDLSAGIPAILENVHEQSLLPPLHAGWALRRKSNHLKAFDEVAKKFGKLIDIDPWLVNPLHSKCGEVDLRENVGTEELADNVSALFSKIKKKYKEYGMKERKPFVILKPDAGTYGMGVMTIKDASEVRDLTPAQRARMSVIKDGVAVTDLIIQEGVPTFESIDDAVAEPVVYMIDRYVVGGFYRVHAERGIDQNLNSPGSQYVPLAFAQQHAVPDLKAKPGTAAPNRFYVYGVVARLGMLAASLEMERTDPNPEVY
- the amt gene encoding ammonium transporter; protein product: MKHITTKILSAMLGLGLALPAMAAPSINKGDTAWMFVATLLVIMMVIPGLALFYGGMVRAKNMLSVLMQVMMVFSLIIVLWCLYGYSLAFTGNNAFIGGFDRAFLQGIWDPVAGTFSMGATFTKEVMIPEFIFVAFQGTFAAITCALIVGSFAERAKFAAVLAFIVIWFTFAYLPMAHMVWFWAGPDAITDAASLATVSAGAGYLWQQGALDFAGGTVVHINSAVAGLVGAYVIGKRVGYGKESMAPHSLPMTMVGASLLWVGWFGFNAGSALEAGDVAALAFINTLLATAAATVSWAAGEWIFKRKPSMLGAASGAISGLVAITPGAGFVGPMGALVMGLLAGIICLWGVTGLKRMLRADDSLDVFGVHGVGGILGALLTGVFAAPSLGGQGVWDYTTNAMATGYSIGSQVLVQAHGVVVTVVWSAIVAFIAFKLVDIVIGLRVPEDEEREGLDITSHGESAYRY
- the glnK gene encoding P-II family nitrogen regulator, which gives rise to MKMITAIIKPFKLDEVREALSEINVQGMTVTEVKGFGRQKGHTELYRGAEYVVDFLPKIKIEAAVDDAIVDQVIDAIQGAARTGKIGDGKIFVADLSQVIRIRTGETGNDAL